Proteins encoded in a region of the Triticum dicoccoides isolate Atlit2015 ecotype Zavitan chromosome 3A, WEW_v2.0, whole genome shotgun sequence genome:
- the LOC119269583 gene encoding delta-1-pyrroline-5-carboxylate synthase 2-like — protein sequence MGRGGIGGAVAAADLENSDSTRGFVRDVKRIVVKVGTAVVTGQNGRLAMGRLGALCEQVKELNFQGYEVILVTSGAVGVGRQRLKYRKLINSSFADLQNPQLDLDGKACAAVGQSGLMAIYDTLFSQLDVTSSQLLVTDRDFRDPSFGHQLRETVVSLLDLKVIPVFNENDAISTRRAPYEDSSGIFWDNDSLATLLAKELDADLLIMLSDVEGLYSGPPSDPQSKIIHTYINEKHGKLINFGEKSRVGRGGMQAKVAAAVTAASKGVPAVIASGFVTDSIIKIMRGEKIGTLFHNEANVWDCSKEVTTREMAVAAKDCSRHLQNLSSEERKKILLDIAGALDANVDLIISENEADLAAAQDSGYEKSLVARMTLKAGKITSLAESIRAIADMEDPISHTLKKTEVAKDLVFEKMYCPLGVLLIIFESRPDALVQIAALAIRSGNGLLLKGGKEAMRSNTILHKVITSVIPDVVGKKLIGLVKSKDEIADLLKLDDVIDLVIPRGSNRLVSQIKAQTKIPVLGHADGICHVYIDKSADMDMAKRIVLDAKVDYPAACNAMETLLVHKDLNKTEGLDDLLMELAKEGVVIYGGPVAHDTLKVPKVDSFHHEYSSMACTLEFVDDVQSAIDHINCYGSAHTDCIITTDKKSADTFLQQVDSAAVFHNASTRFCDGTRFGLGAEVGISTGRIHARGPVGVDGLLTTRCILRGSGQVVNGDKGVVYTHKDLPLQ from the exons ATGGGCCGGGGAGGCATCGGAGGCGCCGTCGCGGCGGCCGACCTCGAGAACAGCGACTCCACCCGCGGCTTCGTCAGGGACGTCAAGCGCATCGTCGTCAAG GTCGGCACCGCTGTTGTCACCGGGCAGAATGGCCGGCTGGCCATGGGCAGGCTCGGAGCTCTCTGCGAGCAG GTGAAGGAGCTTAATTTCCAGGGGTATGAGGTGATTCTGGTCACCTCTGGCGCCGTTGGCGTCGGCAGGCAGAGGCTCAAGTACCGGAAGCTTATCAACAGCAG TTTCGCCGATCTGCAGAACCCACAGTTGGACCTGGATGGGAAGGCCTGCGCTGCCGTCGGCCAGAGTGGCCTAATGGCTATCTACGATACGCTGTTTAGCCAA CTTGATGTGACATCGTCTCAGCTTCTTGTTACGGATCGTGATTTCCGGGATCCAAGTTTTGGGCACCAGCTTCGTGAGACTGTTGTCTCCCTGTTAGATCTTAAGGTGATACCGGTGTTCAACGAGAACGATGCTATCAGTACGAGGAGAGCGCCATATGAG GATTCATCTGGTATATTCTGGGATAACGACAGTTTGGCGACGCTGTTGGCAAAAGAACTGGATGCTGATCTACTTATCATGCTTAGTGATGTGGAGGGACTCTATAGTGGTCCACCGAGTGATCCTCAATCAAAGATTATCCACACCTACATCAATGAAAAACACGGGAAGCTAATTAATTTTGGGGAGAAGTCTCGTGTGGGAAGAGGTGGAATGCAAGCTAAGGTGGCAGCTGCTGTTACTGCTGCATCAAAGGGCGTACCTGCTGTAATTGCAAG TGGATTTGTAACAGATAGCATTATTAAGATTATGCGAGGAGAGAAAATTGGTACACTTTTCCATAATGAAGCAAATGTCTGGGATTGTTCGAAGGAGGTGACAACCCGTGAGATGGCAGTTGCTGCAAAAGATTGCTCACGGCATCTCCAG AATTTGTCATCGGAGGAGCGTAAGAAGATTTTGCTAGATATTGCCGGTGCTCTGGATGCAAACGTGGATTTAATTATATCCGAGAATGAAGCTGATCTAGCTGCGGCACAAGATTCAGGTTACGAGAAATCCTTGGTTGCTAGGATGACCCTGAAGGCAGGAAAG ATAACAAGCCTTGCTGAATCGATTCGTGCAATTGCGGACATGGAGGACCCTATCTCACATACACTGAAAAAAACAGAG GTTGCTAAGGATTTAGTTTTCGAGAAGATGTACTGCCCATTAGGTGTTCTCCTAATTATTTTTGAGTCTCGTCCTGATGCCCTGGTCCAG ATTGCAGCTCTAGCAATCCGAAGTGGAAACGGCCTTCTTCTGAAAGGAGGAAAAGAAGCTATGAGATCAAACACAATATTACATAAG GTCATAACCAGCGTGATTCCAGATGTTGTTGGCAAAAAGCTTATTGGCCTTGTGAAAAGCAAAGATGAAATTGCTGATCTTCTAAAG CTTGACGATGTGATTGATCTTGTTATTCCAAGAGGCAGTAACAGGCTTGTTTCTCAAATCAAAGCACAAACCAAGATTCCCGTTCTTGGTCATGCTG ATGGTATCTGCCATGTTTATATTGATAAATCAGCTGACATGGACATGGCAAAACGTATCGTATTGGATGCAAAGGTTGATTATCCTGCAGCGTGTAATGCTATG GAAACACTACTTGTTCATAAAGATCTGAACAAGACAGAGGGTCTTGATGATTTATTGATGGAACTTGCGAAAGAAG GAGTTGTTATTTATGGTGGGCCTGTCGCACATGACACACTGAAAGTACCAAAGGTAGATTCATTTCATCATGAGTATAGCTCAATGGCATGCACCCTCGAATTTGTTGATGATGTGCAGTCAGCGATTGACCATATCAATTGTTATGGAAG TGCACACACAGATTGTATTATCACAACTGATAAGAAGTCAGCAGATACTTTTCTACAACAAGTTGACAG TGCTGCTGTGTTCCATAATGCAAGCACAAGGTTCTGTGATGGGACTCGCTTCGGTCTAGGTGCAGAG GTTGGCATAAGTACAGGGCGCATACATGCTCGTGGACCTGTTGGCGTCGACGGTCTTTTAACCACTCGGTG CATTCTGCGAGGGAGTGGACAAGTAGTGAACGGCGACAAGGGAGTTGTGTACACCCACAAGGATCTTCCTTTGCAATGA